The Bubalus bubalis isolate 160015118507 breed Murrah chromosome 16, NDDB_SH_1, whole genome shotgun sequence genome window below encodes:
- the LOC102396830 gene encoding olfactory receptor 4C46-like: MDPMPPHNVTKFVLLGLTQNPHLQKILFIVFLPIFLFTVLAKLLIVITISLSPTLSAPMYFFLNHLSFLDASLTSVTTPKLIIYLLYQRTTISWAACLTQLFMEHFRAGSEVTILTIMAHDHYVAICKPLHYMAIMQQGLCQLLVVVVWTGGILRATVQVVFTMDFIDHFMYDFFSLLELACSDTYRLGMVVAANTGGMCLLIFSMLLISYIVILISLKFHGSEGRRKALSTCSAHFTVVVMSFVSCIFTYTRPVAVYPADKWVAVFFAILTPMFNPIIYTMRNIEVKNAIRSLLKRGVI; the protein is encoded by the coding sequence ATGGATCCCATGCCTCCTCACAACGTGACCAAATTTGTTCTCCTGGGACTCACACAGAATCCACACTTGCAGAAAATACTCTTCATTGTCTTTTTGCCCATTTTCCTATTCACGGTGCTGGCCAAGCTGCTCATTGTCATCACAATCTCCCTCAGCCCCACACTTTCtgcccccatgtacttcttcctcaatCACTTGTCCTTCCTAGATGCCTCTTTGACCTCTGTCACCACCCCCAAATTGATCATTTACCTGCTGTACCAAAGGACAACCATCTCCTGGGCTGCCTGCCTAACTCAGCTCTTTATGGAACATTTCCGGGCGGGATCAGAGgtcaccatcctcaccatcatgGCCCATGACcactatgtggccatctgcaagcctctGCACTACATGGCCATCATGCAACAGGGGCTCTGCCagctcctggtggtggtggtctgGACTGGGGGGATCCTGCGTGCCACTGTACAGGTTGTTTTCACCATGGACTTCATTGATCACTTCATGTATGATTTCTTCTCACTGTTGGAACTTGCCTGCAGCGACACCTACAGGCTGGGAATGGTGGTGGCAGCTAACACAGGGGGCATGTGCTTGCTTATTTTTTCCATGCTCCTCATCTCCTACATAGTCATCCTGATCTCCCTGAAATTCCATGGCTCTGAAGGACGACGCAAAGCCCTTTCTACATGTAGTGCCCACTTCACAGTAGTGGtaatgtcttttgtttcttgtatATTCACTTACACGCGTCCTGTGGCTGTTTACCCTGCAGACAAGTGGGTGGCTGTGTTCTTTGCAATCCTCACTCCTATGTTTAACCCTATTATTTACACAATGAGAAACATAGAGGTGAAAAATGCCATAAGGAGTTTATTGAAGAGGGGAGTAATTTAG
- the LOC102391703 gene encoding olfactory receptor 140-like, with protein MNLWIPPNNVTEFVLLGLTQNPHLQKILFVVLLLVFLFTVLANLLIVITISLSPTLSTPMYFFLTHLSFIDASFTSVTTPKMVIDLLYQKRTICWGGCLTQLFVGHLLGGSETIVLTVMAYDRYVAICKPLHYTAIMRQGLCQLLVVVTWTGGILHATVQIIFTMDLTFCGPNVIDHFMCEFFSLLELSCSDTYKLGIVVAANTGGMCLLIFFMLLISYIVILSSLKSHGSEGRHKAFSTCGAHFTVVVLFFVPCIFTYLRPVATYPVDKLVTVFFAILCPMLNPIIYTVRNTEVKNAMRSLLKRRVT; from the coding sequence ATGAATCTCTGGATACCTCCCAACAATGTGACTGAATTTGTTCTCTTGGGACTCACACAGAATCCACACTTGCAGAAAATACTCTTTGTTGTCCTTTTACTTGTTTTCCTATTCACGGTGCTGGCCAACCTGCTCATTGTCATCACCATCTCCCTCAGCCCTACACTTTCTACtcccatgtacttctttctcacGCATTTGTCCTTCATAGATGCCTCCTTCACATCCGTCACCACCCCCAAAATGGTCATTGACCTGCTGTACCAGAAGAGAACCATCTGCTGGGGTGGCTGCCTGACACAGCTCTTTGTGGGACACTTACTGGGAGGGTCAGAGACCATCGTCCTCACtgtcatggcctatgaccgctacgtggccatctgcaagcctctGCACTACACGGCCATCATGCGACAGGGCCTCTGCCAGCTCCTGGTGGTGGTGACCTGGACCGGGGGCATTCTGCATGCCACTGTGCAGATTATTTTCACCATGGACTTGACCTTCTGTGGTCCCAATGTCATTGATCACTTCATGTGTGAGTTCTTCTCACTGTTGGAACTTTCCTGCAGTGACACCTACAAGCTTGGAATCGTGGTAGCAGCTAACACAGGGGGCATgtgcttgcttatttttttcatgCTGCTCATCTCCTATATAGTCATCCTGAGCTCCCTGAAATCCCATGGCTCTGAAGGACGACACAAAGCCTTCTCTACATGCGGTGCCCACTTTACAGTAGTGGTGCTCTTTTTTGTCCCTTGTATATTCACCTACCTGCGTCCTGTGGCCACTTACCCTGTGGACAAGTTGGTGACTGTGTTCTTTGCAATCCTCTGTCCCATGTTAAATCCTATCATTTACACAGTGAGAAACACAGAGGTGAAAAATGCAATGAGGAGTTTACTGAAGAGGAGAGTAACTTAG